The window GTACTCACTTTCCAAAATCGTATGAAGTATTCTAAAGATGTAGCAGttataaatatacaataaagaagtgCATATGCCAGAAATAACATAAAGAATTTGTAATTGTGAAAGCCTACACAGTTGTTAACCCATGGACAATGATGATCCATTTTTAAAACACATGTACTACACACACTACAATGGTGTGCCCGATCTGGCTTAATTAACTGACATTTCTCACAAAAACGTATCACTGAAAAATATACACATatgttgcatatatatatacatatgttatttaaacatttaatcataaaaataaacaaaggaAATATACCTCCTTTTATAGTTCGATTAGTGACTGGAAGATCTTGTGCAAATCTTTCTAAGATTTGTCTCTGTGCTTCTTCTGTTTCAGCCTGATGAAATTTCTCTACTTCTACATCTGGTATTCTAAACTATACAAAATATCATCTTGTTAATATATTATACTTGTATTCATACTAAGTTACTGATTATTATTCCAACTAAATCTTACCCTGTCTGGTATTTCTATTAAGTCTGTAAATACAGTTTGCCAATAGGACCACAAAAACAGTAGAAATAATACATGGTAGAAAAACAAGTAAAAGGCTGGTAacaaagaaatataaaattaaaatagtttaatataccttttattaaatttaactCTGTGCAGTCTTAtgtttaaacatcaatactattaAATACACTTTAAAATAATCAGCGACTACAGAGAGTTAAAAGCATCATTTTTGTAAAGAGGTACGTACCTTTCTGAACATAATTATCTATTGTATCTAAAACAAAAAAAGATAAATGTTTTTTAGCCCAAATAACTAAAAGAATCCTTAATTAATATCTACACTTTTTGGAACACTATTCACGGAAGCTTACTATGACTTATCTTGTACTTAACAAAGCAGTTTCTAACAAGTGTTATTTTCCAACAGATTCATTGAATCAGTGACAAATGTGTTAATTCATCTCATTAATCAGAAGTTATTTTAATTTGTGATGTTTAGTACAAGAAGTTTTCTCACAATCAAAATAAATGCACTTACAAAAACACAGTTGCACCACATAAGCGTAATATGACCAGCCGACGATGGTCAGGATGAAAATAACTGGTATCCATTTCACGGCTTTGACGAACCACCAACAGGACCCTTCTTGCTTTCCCATTCTATTTACTGTATTACAAATAAACATGTGTGCACAATGCTGCTGTTCACGTATACGCTATCTTTCTCATGATTAGACCGATGTATCATTGCAGACACCTTGCACGAaacgtgtgaaggtgattgaaGGTTTCCTCGAAACGAGAAATCATTGTACGATAAACAGCCGAATGTTTCCTTGTTCTTTACTTTTTTTTCATAGGTACCACAAGAAATTGGACCTTCCTTGTGAATGGCACGAAACGCGTATCACTCGTTTCGAAACCGAAGTTTTATCTTTGATTTTGTTCTCATATCATACGAGCATTATTCAAATTCAACTCGTGTAGGCGTCCTCGCATTTTAAGTCAGTCAACATACATTTTTCTCTGTTATATGAAGAATGATGAAGCTTATTTCATATATCAATCGATTACTACCTTCCATAGAATTGGTCAGTAAATACGAATCGAATACTTTTGTTGCTATTGCCGTGTTAAATTAACACCTATAACCATTTTCTCCTTTCCTTATCACTATATACTATCATCATACGCGGAAAAAATTGAGTTACGCACTCTTCGAATGGCCAATAGCGAGGTTCCAGGATCATGTGTTACTAAAAGCACAATGAATATTGGTTGGCTGGATTTAAGGTCTTGTGAAATGGAGGGAATATGAACTGCCACTAATTTTATTGGAGGATTATCTTAAAAAACTTGAAGTTGGTCGACTATAAATTGCATATACATAGATTAtacgttttttaaatttaaaatttagaaattgTGAATATGGTTTAGATACTGATTAACGATAGAATTTTATTACAACTGTGGAAAGTCGTAaacaatattataaataaaacattcaGTGTTAAATGTAGGCTAACAATATTTTCACTCACTTTTTTCATTACATTTCCATTTGTTTAATGAAAATATCATGATTTATAATAAAGGATTTATTCCATTATGACTAGATTACAAAATTGCGAAATTTGCATTCTCGCTATATGCACACGGCTAGAAAAATATCATAGCAGTATCTTTGATTATTTATAGTTACATTTCGATATTTAGCTTTCTTTATTACACTTAAGTTATTTACAGGcactataaaatagaaaatttgttCACTAGCTTAGCATCTTTCACTTACACTTGTGATCTTGTAATGTAGCAGGTACAATATAAGTTTATCAATTTTTCAACATTGAAAATATATTAATAcaaaagctattatattttcACACAATACAGAAATATTAGAAAACGTACTCCAATGCTATCTGCGTTATACGTTACATTGTTGCAGGAATTATTATAGCCAATAAAAGAGAGTAAACCTAGctactcctcaatactgaatgtaaagcaataaattaataataatactcaATGTATTCAACGTGCATGTAAGTTTAAGTTCCAGATGTTAATcattagaatattttttaaaaatgcctAAATTTCATGACTTAAGTCCTCtatgttttctttttattcttGCATATGGACCTATTTCAGGATCCATGacaaaatcgtataaaacagatgtcCAAGAGTTATGTTGTGGCAAGTTGTCATAAAATTCAGGGGCTATTCGTTTTAcctaaaaaaattgtaaaaccaatattaaatttatagtTCTGATATTTAATAGTCTTCCAAAAAATAATATGATACTTGCTTCTGGTAATCTCGAACCAGGCACTGCAGGGAAATCATGATGTTCATTGTGATATCCAACATTAAATGTAATCCAATTTAGtggaccataataactatatgtTTCAAAACCTTTTCTATACATATAGTGTTCTGATACGAAATGGCCAGCTACAGGATGCAAACCCATTGCCATTGCTGATCCACAAAGTAAATAAACTAATACTTTCCCACCTAtgcaattaaattaaatatcaaaatataatattataataaaataaaataattattaacatgtTTTTTCTGCATAAATTGCTATAATAATTGATGGTAAATAAACATGTTAATTACACAAATGATATGAGTTACACAAATTATAAACATATGTCTACAAATAAAATCTATTCACTGTTAACTGATAAAATTGTATTCATAAAAAGAACTTACCTAGAAAATACCATACTAATCCATCAAATGTAAGTTGTATTACTAAATTTATAAATTCCAGTAATGTGGGTGCCAAGGGATAAACAATTAAAGGTCTAAATGCATAGAAAAAGGGCTGTAAACACAACCAACATAATTTTCCAAATGTTGTGCAAAATAACTTTGCTTCTAATAATGTTGGTAAATCAGTATCCAAAAATTCATCTCCTTGATACTGTAAATTATTGATCAAAATAATCTACAAGTTCCTTAATATTATTTCACGTATTATTTCCACTTGTTACTTACACGATGATGTATAAGATGATACTTTTTAAAACTAACAGATACAGGAATACCTATAGGTAAATTGGCAAAATATCCAAACAGTCTATTTGCCATTGGTCTATTATGTCCAAAGGCAAGATTATGTGCTATTTCATGTATTGCTGAaaaatgtataatatatattaacacACATATAGAGATGTATATttactaataaaaaaaaatgcttataaaataaaacaaaagatGTAGATTACATTTAATTCATGAACATTAGACTCATAGATAAGGTTTGATAATTCAGTTCATCGGAAATAATGTTTCAATTGGAAAGTGCCATTCCACTTTGATAAAGGTATCTATATACGTAATTTCTATAGACACATACAGAGAAGAAAACTCCCCTTCAAGAATACTCAGTAATAATCACAAGACACACTGATACAGACTAAATGATTCACACCTAAATAAAGATTATACATACCTAACATAAGGGAATGATTGATTACACCTCCAAAACAATATGCTAGAAGGAACAACGTTGGATAACTTAAATCTTTCACGAAGAACATGGATATAAATTGAATCAACACCATTCCCGTGACGATCCACTTAAACTTTGGATCATATCCGAATAACTTCTTTATCTGTGGATATTTTTCTGAAAGCATATGTCACTGACACAATATTTAACTGGAAATATGATACTCGTTACAGTATATACGCGTACAAGTGAACGTTCTCGAAATTGCATTTTCGTACTTGACATTGAACTCGTTAAATAAAAGCTACGACTAAATGAAATAGATTCGAAAGAATGACACGTGTGTCACTGTCCCTATATCAGTACCTAAAATTATTTTTCGTCTCGATGCGTGAGGTTCCTCCGTATAAACCCATTCGAAATCTGTCCTCGATACGTGCTGTCCCATCTTCTATTTTATTATCTACTTTTTTGAGAATTTTGCACACCCGGCGACTTCCAATCAAACGAAAACTATATGCATATTAATGCAACTGCACGGAGGCCGGAGACTGTTACACCCGGCAGAATCGACAAGCACTTACAGACTCATGTTAACAGTTATTAATCGCCTAAATATACTGATTACAGCGCAATCTATCATAAAATGTCATATCAGACGCGCAAGTGCATATTACTCGTTACGTGCgcaattcatttctactttgaacAAAATGTTAAGGAAAAAATTCTACAgacaatttataaaaaaatatataatattcttAAGTAACCGATATACAAATGCTTTTCTTAACATATTTTATCAGTTTTTCTGAAAATAATAGTTTCTTTTTGACCTTTAaatatattctttttttacatatttgaaaaaaatatatgtTTCATTCTGAAGTGGGGAAATTCGGTATAAAATTAGAAGCATTCGTTGACTCTGTGATTTTAATTCATTTTGATCAATCTTTATTAGTTTTCTATCAACTGGGAAATTATttaacttatttatttattttttgaatGGAGGTTTGAATTTATTTTATGTAACGAAAGTGATATTCATTTGTTCCACAGTGATTTGTTCAAATATAAGAATAATCTCATTTTGAAGAGTTGAATTGACTACTTGTGAGAATAGTCTGCTGTTACCAAGCCATCTAGCAGTCACTTACAGAAATATTAGTACGATCATTTAGCGACATCGTATGAATGATGAATTATTAAGTTTCTGAAGAGGGATCTCGTCGAGCGCGGCAAATGGtaaaaagtttcaaattttcggACTCCTAAGTCTTCCAATCTTTAAATTTTGATCCTCTGGGCACTTGACGTCCATTTGGGTTCGCCTTAACGCAATAGTTTTGTGAAACTAGCATTAAGTTTAGTTGGACTGTCCAGCGAAAAAGTTGTCTGATCTATGAAACGAGGATCAGTGGTCGGAATCTTTTACTGCTCTCGGTTTTTTTGTTTTCGCGCAAAGTGAACATGTCAAAGCCCGTGACGATGTGTAGTTAGTGCGTTAAGTTGTAGAGGCAATTACAATTGCGAATTATAAGCGCGAGTATCGATGAATCGTGATGAATTATTAATAACCAGGCGGTCATAGTTGGAATCACGACATGGCATCCCGCAGGTGAGGCACGTTTTTGTACTTGcataaaaaatatgtaattatcataattcaCGGACGTTCGCTGGGACAGGCCTACTTATTTATCAGTGTTAAGCCGCGGATTAGTCAAACAGTCAGAGGTAAGGTATGCGTACTGTAGTCGTTTAACGTGTCGAATCCGCGATGTCCAAAAATGGATAGAACAGTTTCAATTTCTGTAGGCATCTATCGTATAGATTTGCAGTAACGCCGCTATTTACTTGCCTGATCATTTGCGATATATTTTTGTATCCTAAAGCGTAAGTTTTGAAGTATTAGTGTTACTTTTAATGATGTACaatgatttctacattctgcaTTCGTAGTATTGCAAAATTATTGGCTCAAGTATTTTTTTGAAATGTAATTATTGTTACTGTTATAAAAAAAGAGAAACATGGTTCGAAAACTAAACGATGAAGTTAGATTTAATTGTTATTAATTGTCTGTGTAATTAATTGAATACTAGTCTTAATGAATTAGTAAGaatattttctcttttttttcatgtgttttctttgaaattatgcgttttttgtttatcataattttttaataaaagaatGAAATTTTTGCAAATCAAGGTAGTAATTTCAAGTGTTTTGATATGTATAGTAATCACATGtttgtttaaaaatttgtatggtAATGATAATATTATATGTTGCAGATGGTTTCATCCCAATATATCGGGTTTAGAAGCAGAGCGTTTATTAATGGAACGAGGTTATGATAGTTCATTTTTGGCACGTCCAAGTTCATCCAATCCTGGTGATTTTACATTATCTGTTAGGTTGGTGTATAGTACATTGTTTGTTTAATTTGTTTACAGGCAAATTATACTTATGTATGTCCTATTTAATTTTCAGACGGAATGGTGAAGTGACtcatattaaaatacaaaacacaggAGActtttatgatctttatggaggTGAAAAATTTGCAACTCTATCAGAACTTGTACAATTCTATATGGAAAATGGAGGACAGTTAAGAGAAAAAAATGGAGAGATTATTGAACTGAAGTACCCATTAAACTGTGCAGATCCAACAACTGAAAggtattttttttattcaagACAAAACATGCAGTCATTCTTATCATGATAAAATTACAATAAGTTCTGTTATGCATTGGAACACTTTTTCTTGTTACTCTTACTTCAAAATGCACGCATATAGCATGGTATGTGTTAATAGTAAAATATGGGTAAAGGTGGTTCCATGGCCATTTATCAGCTAAAGAAGCAGAGCGTTTAATGTTGGAGCGAGGTAAAAATGGATCCTTTCTGGTTCGTGAATCACAAAGTAAACCTGGTGATTTTGTATTATCTGTGCGCACAGATGATCGTGTTACACATGTTATAATACGTTCTCAGGTTAATGAAATTCATATTCTATATCATATGTATCCCTCTTACTGTATGTTTgctaatttattaattataatttgacACTGTGATGTGCCATtattaaagtataataaatattGTAGGATAATAAGTATGATGTTGGAGGAGGTGATAAATTTGATAGCCTGAGTGATCTAATAGAACATTACAAACGTAATCCAATGGTTGAAACAAGTGGAAGCGTCGTCCATCTAAGGTAAACAAATTTAGAAACTGTTATTTACACACACATATAATATGATATATAACTTCAAAGaatatatttatgttttatctTCAAGGCAACCTTTCAATGCCACTCGTATAAATGCTAGTGGCATTGAAAGCAGAGTAAGGCAACTGCATAAAGAAAATGGATGCTCAAATGGATGGCTGTGCTGGAATGGAGCTACAGGAAGTAATGAAGGAGCAGGGCGTGGTAAAGGAAAGGCTGGCTTTTGGGAAGAATTTGAGTCACTGCAGCAACTGGAATGCCGTCACTTGTTTTCCAGAAAAGAGGGTTTACGTCCTGAGAATCGTGCAAAGAATCgatacaaaaatattttaccTTGTAAGATATTTTCCAAGTTTT is drawn from Calliopsis andreniformis isolate RMS-2024a chromosome 1, iyCalAndr_principal, whole genome shotgun sequence and contains these coding sequences:
- the Ifc gene encoding delta4-sphingolipid-FADS-like protein ifc isoform X1; protein product: MGQHVSRTDFEWVYTEEPHASRRKIILEKYPQIKKLFGYDPKFKWIVTGMVLIQFISMFFVKDLSYPTLFLLAYCFGGVINHSLMLAIHEIAHNLAFGHNRPMANRLFGYFANLPIGIPVSVSFKKYHLIHHRYQGDEFLDTDLPTLLEAKLFCTTFGKLCWLCLQPFFYAFRPLIVYPLAPTLLEFINLVIQLTFDGLVWYFLGGKVLVYLLCGSAMAMGLHPVAGHFVSEHYMYRKGFETYSYYGPLNWITFNVGYHNEHHDFPAVPGSRLPEVKRIAPEFYDNLPQHNSWTSVLYDFVMDPEIGPYARIKRKHRGLKS
- the Ifc gene encoding delta4-sphingolipid-FADS-like protein ifc isoform X2 — its product is MLSEKYPQIKKLFGYDPKFKWIVTGMVLIQFISMFFVKDLSYPTLFLLAYCFGGVINHSLMLAIHEIAHNLAFGHNRPMANRLFGYFANLPIGIPVSVSFKKYHLIHHRYQGDEFLDTDLPTLLEAKLFCTTFGKLCWLCLQPFFYAFRPLIVYPLAPTLLEFINLVIQLTFDGLVWYFLGGKVLVYLLCGSAMAMGLHPVAGHFVSEHYMYRKGFETYSYYGPLNWITFNVGYHNEHHDFPAVPGSRLPEVKRIAPEFYDNLPQHNSWTSVLYDFVMDPEIGPYARIKRKHRGLKS
- the LOC143181027 gene encoding palmitoyltransferase ZDHHC2 isoform X3 is translated as MFICNTVNRMGKQEGSCWWFVKAVKWIPVIFILTIVGWSYYAYVVQLCFYTIDNYVQKAFYLFFYHVLFLLFLWSYWQTVFTDLIEIPDRFRIPDVEVEKFHQAETEEAQRQILERFAQDLPVTNRTIKGVIRFCEKCQLIKPDRAHHCSVCSTCVLKMDHHCPWVNNCVGFHNYKFFMLFLAYALLYCIFITATSLEYFIRFWKGELTGMGRYHLLFLFFVALMFAVSLNSLFFYHCYLVLHNRSTLEAFTPPIFRTGKDKNGFSLGKYNNFQEVFGDNPKLWFLPVFTSFGDGVNFPERLCNEDTHTLLGHITQQWGDETELDSPPPYGSQAALL
- the LOC143181027 gene encoding palmitoyltransferase ZDHHC15B isoform X1, coding for MFICNTVNRMGKQEGSCWWFVKAVKWIPVIFILTIVGWSYYAYVVQLCFYTIDNYVQKAFYLFFYHVLFLLFLWSYWQTVFTDLIEIPDRFRIPDVEVEKFHQAETEEAQRQILERFAQDLPVTNRTIKGVIRFCEKCQLIKPDRAHHCSVCSTCVLKMDHHCPWVNNCVGFHNYKFFMLFLAYALLYCIFITATSLEYFIRFWKGELTGMGRYHLLFLFFVALMFAVSLNSLFFYHCYLVLHNRSTLEAFTPPIFRTGKDKNGFSLGKYNNFQEVFGDNPKLWFLPVFTSLGNGVTYPVRAQHQGPPNTYDSMGSTRNSFGDGVNFPERLCNEDTHTLLGHITQQWGDETELDSPPPYGSQAALL
- the LOC143181027 gene encoding palmitoyltransferase ZDHHC2 isoform X4 codes for the protein MFICNTVNRMGKQEGSCWWFVKAVKWIPVIFILTIVGWSYYAYVVQLCFYTIDNYVQKAFYLFFYHVLFLLFLWSYWQTVFTDLIEIPDRFRIPDVEVEKFHQAETEEAQRQILERFAQDLPVTNRTIKGVIRFCEKCQLIKPDRAHHCSVCSTCVLKMDHHCPWVNNCVGFHNYKFFMLFLAYALLYCIFITATSLEYFIRFWKGELTGMGRYHLLFLFFVALMFAVSLNSLFFYHCYLVLHNRSTLEAFTPPIFRTGKDKNGFSLGKYNNFQEVFGDNPKLWFLPVFTSTAVIGPTADANQPLVEVAEVV
- the LOC143181027 gene encoding palmitoyltransferase ZDHHC15B isoform X2; protein product: MFICNTVNRMGKQEGSCWWFVKAVKWIPVIFILTIVGWSYYAYVVQLCFYTIDNYVQKAFYLFFYHVLFLLFLWSYWQTVFTDLIEIPDRFRIPDVEVEKFHQAETEEAQRQILERFAQDLPVTNRTIKGVIRFCEKCQLIKPDRAHHCSVCSTCVLKMDHHCPWVNNCVGFHNYKFFMLFLAYALLYCIFITATSLEYFIRFWKGELTGMGRYHLLFLFFVALMFAVSLNSLFFYHCYLVLHNRSTLEAFTPPIFRTGKDKNGFSLGKYNNFQEVFGDNPKLWFLPVFTSLGNGVTYPVRAQHQGPPNTYDSMGSTRNRSNIEQLTLVEGATILALGTGTAVIGPTADANQPLVEVAEVV